Genomic segment of Candidatus Bathyanammoxibius amoris:
TACGCCAGCCTATTGTGCGCCTTCATATCGTTAGAAACCGCAGACATGTCTTCTGTCATCTCCAAACACCCAACCGGACACACCGTGACACACCTCTTACAGCCGGTGCAGAACTCGGCCTCTACAACTGCAACAGGCCTGTCACCTTTTATCTTGAAGGTCTGACGGCCGATCTCGTCATATATGCAATCTACGGGACAATAACTGCCACAGACACCACAGTTAGTGCACAACGTGCAGTCTATGACGTGCAGCTCTTTTGAAGACCCGCTGATAGCACCCACCGGGCACTTCTTGGCACAAACCGTACAGCCCGTGCATTTATCCGCAATTGTATATGCCATTTTTTTGTACCCCGATTAGTAAAACTCGCCCATGCGTTCTAAGTCTT
This window contains:
- a CDS encoding 4Fe-4S binding protein gives rise to the protein MAYTIADKCTGCTVCAKKCPVGAISGSSKELHVIDCTLCTNCGVCGSYCPVDCIYDEIGRQTFKIKGDRPVAVVEAEFCTGCKRCVTVCPVGCLEMTEDMSAVSNDMKAHNRLAYNARPKDCVSCKMCETVCASKYAIKVRWPNGEACESLSIGPQGIKAGVGV